Proteins encoded within one genomic window of Micromonospora halotolerans:
- a CDS encoding (Fe-S)-binding protein, whose translation MRIALFVTCLADTLFPEAARATVRLLERLGHEVVFPEDQTCCGQMHVNTGYPDEALRLVRRHVRVFAPYDVVVAPSGSCVGSVRHQHAMVARRAGDERLASRAEEVAARTYELSELLVDVLGVTDVGAYFPHRVTYHPTCHSLRMIRVGDRPLRLLRAVRGLELVELPQAEQCCGFGGTFAVKNADTSTAMLADKMRNVLATRADVCTAGDASCLMHIGGGLSRLRAGVRTVHLAEILASTEADARGAGRDVAGVAR comes from the coding sequence ATGCGGATCGCCCTGTTCGTGACCTGCCTGGCCGACACCCTCTTCCCGGAGGCGGCCAGGGCGACGGTGCGGCTGCTGGAGCGCCTGGGCCACGAGGTGGTCTTTCCTGAGGATCAGACGTGCTGCGGGCAGATGCACGTCAACACCGGCTACCCGGACGAGGCGCTGCGGCTGGTCCGCCGGCACGTGCGGGTGTTCGCCCCGTACGACGTGGTGGTGGCGCCGTCGGGCTCGTGTGTGGGGTCGGTGCGGCACCAGCACGCGATGGTGGCCCGCCGGGCCGGTGACGAGCGGCTGGCGAGCCGGGCGGAGGAGGTGGCCGCGCGGACCTATGAGCTGTCGGAACTGCTGGTCGACGTGCTCGGGGTGACCGATGTCGGGGCGTACTTCCCGCACCGGGTGACCTACCACCCGACGTGTCACTCGCTGCGGATGATCCGGGTCGGGGACCGGCCGCTGCGGCTGCTGCGCGCGGTGCGTGGTCTGGAGCTGGTGGAGCTGCCGCAGGCGGAGCAGTGTTGCGGCTTCGGCGGCACGTTCGCGGTGAAGAATGCGGACACGTCGACGGCGATGCTGGCGGACAAGATGCGCAACGTGTTGGCCACGAGGGCGGACGTGTGCACCGCCGGGGACGCGTCGTGCCTGATGCACATCGGCGGCGGGCTGTCCCGGCTGCGTGCCGGGGTGCGGACGGTGCACCTGGCGGAGATCCTGGCCAGCACCGAGGCGGATGCCCGCGGCGCGGGCCGGGACGTCGCGGGGGTGGCCCGGTGA
- a CDS encoding lactate utilization protein B, with product MPATAPRGVGHLRGDEPFPAAARRALGDAQLRRNLRHATTTIRGKSGAVIGEVPDWPQLRAAGRAIKTDTMARLPELLEQLEAAVTAAGGTAHWAADAVEANRIVTDLVRAAGADRVMKVKSMATQEIGLNEALEAAGIEPVETDLAELIVQLGDDRPSHILVPAIHRNRAEIREIFLRAMPGVDPALTDEPAALAAAARRHLRETFLSTRVAVSGANFAVAETGTLAVVESEGNGRMCLTLPDTLITVMGIEKVIPTWRDLEVFLQLLPRASTGERMNPYTSMWTGVTPGDGPQAFHLVLLDNGRSAVLADEVGRQALHCIRCSACLNVCPVYERTGGHAYGSVYPGPIGAVLSPQLTGVADNASLPYASSLCGACYDACPVMIDIPSILVHLRAEAPHPRAEAAAMAAAAYTMDHPALYAAAQRAAKLSRLAGPRGRGLPPPLSGWTASRDLPEPPPQTFRQWWAQR from the coding sequence ATGCCGGCGACCGCCCCGCGCGGGGTGGGCCACCTGCGCGGCGACGAGCCGTTCCCGGCGGCGGCGCGGCGGGCGTTGGGTGACGCCCAGCTCCGCCGGAACCTGCGGCATGCCACCACGACGATCCGCGGCAAGTCGGGGGCGGTGATCGGTGAGGTGCCGGACTGGCCGCAGTTGCGCGCGGCCGGTCGGGCGATCAAGACCGACACGATGGCCCGCCTGCCGGAACTGCTGGAGCAGTTGGAAGCGGCGGTGACCGCGGCCGGCGGCACGGCGCACTGGGCGGCCGACGCCGTCGAGGCGAACCGGATCGTCACCGACCTGGTCCGGGCGGCCGGCGCGGACCGGGTCATGAAGGTCAAGTCGATGGCCACGCAGGAGATCGGCCTGAACGAGGCGCTGGAGGCGGCCGGGATCGAGCCGGTCGAGACCGACCTGGCCGAGCTCATCGTGCAGCTCGGCGACGACCGGCCGAGCCACATCCTGGTGCCGGCGATCCACCGCAACCGGGCGGAGATCCGGGAGATCTTCCTGCGGGCCATGCCCGGGGTCGACCCGGCGCTCACGGACGAGCCGGCGGCCCTGGCCGCCGCCGCGCGCCGACACCTGCGCGAGACGTTCCTCAGCACGCGGGTCGCCGTCTCCGGGGCGAACTTCGCCGTCGCCGAAACCGGCACCCTCGCGGTCGTCGAGTCCGAGGGCAACGGGCGGATGTGTCTCACCCTGCCCGACACCCTGATCACCGTGATGGGCATCGAGAAGGTCATCCCCACCTGGCGGGACCTGGAGGTGTTCCTCCAGCTGCTGCCTCGGGCGTCGACGGGGGAGCGGATGAACCCCTACACGTCGATGTGGACGGGCGTCACACCGGGCGACGGCCCGCAGGCGTTTCACCTGGTGCTGTTGGACAACGGGCGCAGCGCGGTGCTCGCCGACGAGGTGGGCCGGCAGGCGTTGCACTGCATCCGTTGCTCGGCCTGCCTGAACGTCTGCCCGGTGTACGAGCGCACGGGCGGGCACGCGTACGGGTCGGTCTATCCGGGGCCGATCGGGGCGGTGCTGTCCCCGCAGCTGACCGGGGTGGCCGACAACGCCTCGCTGCCGTACGCGTCGTCGCTCTGCGGCGCCTGCTACGACGCCTGCCCGGTGATGATCGACATCCCGTCGATCCTGGTGCACCTGCGCGCCGAGGCCCCCCACCCCCGCGCCGAGGCGGCGGCGATGGCCGCGGCCGCGTACACCATGGACCACCCGGCGCTGTACGCGGCCGCGCAGCGCGCCGCGAAGCTGAGCCGGCTCGCCGGCCCGCGCGGGCGCGGCCTGCCGCCGCCGCTGTCCGGCTGGACGGCCAGCCGCGACCTGCCCGAGCCGCCTCCGCAGACCTTCCGCCAGTGGTGGGCGCAGCGGTGA
- a CDS encoding LutC/YkgG family protein, which yields MTARDVVLSRIRAALGEPRPGPAPVPREYRPAGAVATDLDLFVDRLTDYRATVHRCADTDVARIVDEVLGDRQIVVPPGLPRHWLPASVRAVPDDNLTAARIAALDGVVTAAAVAVAETGTIVLDGAPDQGRRIITLLPDVHVCVVRSDQVVATVPDALTRITPHRPLTWISGPSATSDIELNRVEGVHGPRNLHVIITA from the coding sequence GTGACCGCCCGGGACGTCGTTCTCAGCCGGATCCGTGCCGCCCTCGGCGAGCCCCGGCCGGGGCCGGCGCCGGTGCCCCGGGAGTACCGGCCCGCCGGTGCCGTCGCCACCGACCTCGACCTGTTCGTGGACCGGCTCACCGACTACCGGGCCACCGTGCACCGGTGCGCCGACACCGACGTGGCCCGGATCGTCGACGAGGTCCTCGGCGACCGGCAGATCGTGGTGCCACCCGGACTGCCAAGGCACTGGCTGCCCGCCAGCGTCCGCGCGGTGCCGGACGACAACCTCACCGCGGCGCGGATCGCGGCCCTGGACGGCGTCGTCACCGCGGCGGCCGTGGCCGTGGCCGAGACCGGCACCATCGTGCTCGACGGCGCCCCGGACCAGGGCCGCCGGATCATCACGCTGCTCCCGGACGTGCACGTGTGCGTGGTGCGCAGCGACCAGGTCGTCGCCACCGTGCCCGACGCCCTCACCCGCATCACTCCACACCGGCCCCTGACCTGGATCAGCGGGCCGTCGGCCACCAGCGACATCGAACTCAACCGCGTCGAGGGCGTCCACGGACCCCGCAACCTGCACGTGATCATCACGGCCTGA
- a CDS encoding MerR family transcriptional regulator, with translation MTGLMPIGVFARATRLSVRVLRNYDRLGLLVPAWVDPDTGYRRYSVDQFVRAGQIRRLRELEVPLPEIAEILSAATPEQARDVIERHRERVAARAARLDEIAGRLGAVLAEPGRVPGWLHVYERWRDAQPTARTLVRAPLSGLAEALAPGFARLFAGLAEQGIAPTGPTGTRYLGDDLDAAELEVEVFAPVARQPRPTAAIAPGELPGCLLAATVHEGGYDDIEAAYRSLGRWIAEQDRVLAGPAEERYLVPPTPGVPTTALRTEIAWPVRPPAGPSRPTDEETE, from the coding sequence GTGACGGGGTTGATGCCGATCGGGGTGTTCGCGCGGGCGACCCGGTTGTCCGTTCGGGTGCTGCGGAACTACGACCGGCTGGGCCTGCTCGTCCCGGCGTGGGTCGATCCGGATACCGGCTACCGCCGGTACAGCGTCGACCAGTTCGTCCGCGCGGGGCAGATCCGGCGGCTGCGAGAGTTGGAGGTGCCGTTGCCCGAGATCGCCGAGATCCTGTCGGCCGCTACCCCGGAACAGGCACGCGACGTCATCGAGCGGCACCGGGAACGCGTGGCCGCGCGGGCCGCGCGCCTCGACGAGATCGCCGGGCGGTTGGGGGCCGTGCTGGCCGAGCCGGGGCGCGTGCCGGGCTGGCTGCACGTGTACGAACGGTGGCGCGACGCCCAGCCCACGGCCCGCACGCTGGTGCGTGCCCCGCTGAGCGGGCTGGCCGAGGCGCTGGCGCCCGGGTTCGCGCGGCTGTTCGCCGGTCTCGCCGAGCAGGGGATCGCCCCCACGGGACCCACCGGCACCCGCTACCTCGGCGACGACCTCGACGCGGCGGAGCTGGAGGTGGAGGTGTTCGCGCCGGTGGCGCGTCAGCCCCGGCCGACCGCGGCGATCGCACCGGGGGAGCTGCCGGGCTGTCTGCTCGCCGCGACCGTCCACGAGGGCGGTTACGACGACATCGAGGCCGCCTACCGGTCGCTGGGGCGGTGGATCGCCGAGCAGGACCGGGTGCTGGCGGGCCCGGCCGAGGAGCGCTACCTCGTCCCGCCCACGCCCGGCGTACCCACGACCGCGCTCCGCACGGAGATCGCCTGGCCGGTCCGACCCCCGGCGGGCCCGTCCCGGCCAACAGACGAGGAGACCGAATGA
- a CDS encoding BtrH N-terminal domain-containing protein produces the protein MIIENVAFPGGRHCETTALGALLRHEGVDLSEPMLFGLGEGLGFVYWDARSMDFPFLGGRTKPGVITRTVADRLGLTLHIQETASPRRAWQNVAAALDAGRPVGLQLDSYHLDYFTTRVRFGAHFVAMYGYDDSQAYLIDTAQQGGAVTTPLTSLEKARNERGPMTARNLSYTIAGPTGRTDLGDAVRTAIRSNAHTFLTPPIANLGHRGIAKAAGQVARWLDRSSDPSRDLPRVAALMERGGTGGALFRTMYRDFLAECATIVDDDDLRLGHQLYAEIAPLWTDVSDHIRAAGETSDPDQLARASPILADLADRERHAMRVLSGIRTG, from the coding sequence ATGATCATCGAGAACGTCGCGTTCCCCGGCGGTCGCCACTGCGAGACCACCGCGCTCGGGGCCCTGCTGCGCCACGAGGGCGTCGACCTGTCCGAGCCCATGCTGTTCGGCCTCGGCGAAGGTCTCGGCTTCGTCTACTGGGACGCCAGGAGCATGGACTTTCCGTTCCTCGGGGGCCGTACCAAGCCGGGCGTGATCACCCGGACCGTGGCCGACCGGCTGGGCCTGACGCTGCACATCCAGGAGACCGCCTCGCCCCGCCGGGCCTGGCAGAACGTCGCCGCCGCCCTCGACGCCGGACGCCCGGTGGGCCTGCAGCTGGACTCCTACCACCTGGACTACTTCACCACGAGGGTCCGCTTCGGGGCCCACTTCGTCGCGATGTACGGCTACGACGACAGCCAGGCCTACCTGATCGACACCGCCCAGCAGGGCGGGGCCGTGACCACCCCGCTGACGAGCCTGGAGAAGGCCCGCAACGAACGCGGACCGATGACCGCCCGCAACCTGTCCTACACCATCGCCGGCCCGACCGGCCGGACCGACCTGGGCGACGCCGTCCGGACGGCCATCCGCAGCAACGCACACACCTTCCTCACGCCACCCATCGCCAACCTCGGCCACCGCGGCATCGCCAAGGCGGCCGGACAGGTGGCGCGGTGGCTCGACCGCTCCAGCGACCCGTCGCGCGACCTCCCGCGGGTCGCGGCGCTGATGGAACGCGGCGGGACCGGCGGCGCCCTGTTCCGCACCATGTACCGCGACTTCCTCGCCGAATGCGCCACGATCGTCGACGACGACGACCTCCGCCTCGGTCACCAGCTGTACGCCGAGATCGCCCCCCTGTGGACCGACGTCTCGGACCACATCAGGGCCGCCGGAGAAACCAGCGACCCGGACCAGCTGGCCCGTGCCTCGCCGATCCTCGCCGACCTCGCGGACCGGGAACGCCACGCCATGCGGGTCCTGTCCGGCATCCGCACCGGGTAG
- a CDS encoding VOC family protein yields MHDQRRFAVPLGRLHHLIVDCPDPMTEARFWSAVLGDPITYADDGFVVVSTGTAASGLAFQRATDLTPPTWPEPAVPQQMHLDVMVDDQDAAGEAVLALGARRLPGDHVYADPAGHPFCLIRRPTWAPPVN; encoded by the coding sequence GTGCACGACCAGAGGAGATTCGCTGTGCCGCTCGGCAGACTCCATCACCTGATCGTCGACTGCCCGGATCCGATGACCGAGGCGCGGTTCTGGAGCGCGGTCCTCGGCGACCCGATCACCTACGCGGACGACGGCTTCGTCGTCGTGTCGACCGGCACGGCGGCGTCCGGGCTGGCGTTTCAGCGCGCCACCGACCTGACGCCGCCGACGTGGCCCGAGCCGGCGGTACCGCAGCAGATGCACCTCGACGTGATGGTCGACGATCAGGACGCGGCGGGCGAGGCGGTGCTCGCGCTGGGCGCGCGGCGGTTGCCCGGTGACCATGTGTACGCCGATCCCGCCGGTCACCCGTTCTGCCTGATCAGACGCCCTACCTGGGCGCCGCCGGTGAACTGA
- a CDS encoding nuclear transport factor 2 family protein has translation MTSTAVPAPIQTFIDATNRADSDAFVAAFTDDAYLNDWGREFHGRDGVRSWDRTDNIGVQSHFALVGIEPGTDPDSYVVTLTVSGNGFNGTGPMTFHLRDGLIASLNIS, from the coding sequence ATGACCAGCACCGCCGTCCCCGCCCCGATCCAGACGTTCATCGACGCGACCAACCGCGCCGACTCGGACGCCTTCGTCGCGGCGTTCACCGACGACGCGTACCTCAACGACTGGGGCCGTGAGTTCCACGGCCGCGACGGCGTGCGCTCCTGGGACCGCACCGACAACATCGGGGTGCAGTCGCACTTCGCGCTCGTCGGGATCGAGCCCGGCACCGACCCCGACAGCTACGTCGTCACCCTCACCGTCTCGGGTAACGGCTTCAACGGCACCGGCCCGATGACCTTCCACCTCCGCGACGGCCTGATCGCGAGCCTCAACATCAGCTGA
- a CDS encoding TraR/DksA family transcriptional regulator: MTHTLDDRTEMLRELLERQFGEHTDQLTELTLQSRQRDHGGHDPDTLRRLIEVAQQGIADTARALKRMSEGDYGVCERCGQDIPTARLEILPSARYCVPCQQRG, from the coding sequence ATGACGCATACCCTCGACGACCGCACCGAGATGCTGCGCGAGCTGCTGGAACGGCAGTTCGGCGAGCACACCGACCAGCTCACCGAACTCACGCTGCAGTCCCGGCAGCGTGACCACGGCGGACACGACCCGGACACCCTGCGCCGGCTGATCGAGGTGGCCCAGCAGGGCATCGCCGACACCGCCCGCGCGCTGAAGCGGATGTCCGAAGGCGACTACGGCGTCTGCGAGCGCTGTGGCCAGGACATCCCGACGGCCCGGCTGGAGATCCTGCCCTCGGCCCGCTACTGCGTGCCGTGCCAGCAGCGGGGCTGA
- a CDS encoding rod shape-determining protein: protein MSGNVTSLPLSTHTGLLVGRSHTRPAVPVRPEPVAVDLGSAQLRIWLGSGGVLRTPVGQVLRAPVVRRGRVVDGPACATELRRLLRDHRTAVPVGALVVACRPVLATPADEEATRRVLNAVLAPSRLLFVDSVRAGAIGAGAAAGTLLLADIGAQLTEVAVLEHGRVVAARRAEVGTRDLNHAITAAMLADTTTRLIRELRQEPAVRPLVRASLARGVVVVGDGATRPDLTARLVATLGATVHRAASPRTAALTGAGMAAVAATRHPASD from the coding sequence ATGTCCGGCAACGTCACCTCCCTTCCCCTTTCGACGCACACCGGGCTGCTGGTCGGGCGCTCCCACACCCGCCCGGCGGTCCCCGTCCGCCCCGAGCCGGTTGCCGTGGACCTCGGCAGCGCCCAGCTGCGGATCTGGCTGGGATCCGGCGGGGTGTTGCGCACACCGGTCGGCCAGGTCCTGCGGGCACCGGTCGTGCGGCGCGGGCGGGTCGTCGACGGCCCGGCCTGCGCCACCGAACTACGGCGGCTACTGCGCGACCACCGCACTGCGGTGCCGGTGGGGGCGCTCGTCGTGGCCTGCCGTCCGGTGCTCGCCACTCCGGCCGATGAGGAAGCCACGCGCCGCGTGCTCAACGCGGTACTCGCGCCGTCCCGGCTGCTCTTCGTCGACAGCGTGCGCGCGGGCGCCATCGGCGCCGGCGCCGCTGCCGGCACCCTGCTGCTCGCCGACATCGGCGCCCAGCTCACCGAGGTGGCCGTGCTGGAGCACGGTCGGGTGGTCGCCGCCCGGCGCGCCGAGGTCGGCACCCGCGACCTGAACCACGCGATCACCGCCGCCATGCTCGCTGACACCACGACCAGGCTGATCCGCGAGCTGCGACAGGAGCCGGCGGTGCGACCGCTGGTCCGCGCCTCCCTGGCCCGAGGCGTGGTCGTGGTCGGCGACGGAGCGACCCGACCCGACCTGACCGCCCGGCTGGTCGCCACGCTGGGCGCGACCGTGCACCGCGCCGCCTCACCCCGCACCGCCGCGCTGACCGGCGCCGGGATGGCCGCCGTCGCGGCAACCCGGCACCCCGCGAGCGACTGA
- a CDS encoding potassium transporter TrkA — translation MNIERTTLPGIGVRHTFRTREGRRIGIVEYQVGDRRDVVHDDPDDPDGMVSLALTRTEAAALAALLGFPELVAAPA, via the coding sequence GTGAACATCGAACGCACGACGCTGCCCGGCATCGGAGTACGACACACCTTCAGGACCAGAGAAGGCCGCCGGATCGGCATCGTGGAGTACCAGGTGGGCGACCGCCGGGACGTTGTCCACGACGACCCCGACGACCCCGACGGCATGGTCAGCCTCGCCCTGACCCGCACCGAGGCCGCCGCGCTGGCCGCCCTGCTCGGCTTCCCAGAACTGGTCGCCGCCCCGGCCTGA
- a CDS encoding PucR family transcriptional regulator, translating to MNRVGVRDADPAWETTMTESVRRPAPAGARGDDAWLTDVARAASADAGGVPVELLGDYLRLLTDAAVTGRRPRRGELDAVEALGRRAAEQGVSAGRAVRLYLSAARRLWRRLPHLAGATDSETVRAAADAVFHVVDTAVATLAEGYAAARRDLVRREETLRRELVDDLLRGDSDLGGLVERAEPFGLDLARVHQVALAAPGHRLPDTEAAISALERVIFDRLGDRDVLVATKEGLLVVIAPADTVTPDRGGGDGGSVAGLGRLMHGELDRLVRGRPWQVAVGRPHPGLYGIARSYEEAREALTTARRLHADTSVIDAHDLLIYRVLLRDQAAMVDLVRAVLTPLSQARGGAEPLLDTLNEYFACREVATEAARRLHVSVRTVTYRLDRVRALSGYDPADPRDRFTLHAAVLGARALDWPRRPLPA from the coding sequence ATGAACCGGGTCGGTGTGCGCGATGCCGACCCCGCCTGGGAGACCACGATGACCGAGAGCGTCCGCCGACCGGCTCCGGCCGGGGCCCGCGGCGATGACGCGTGGCTGACCGACGTGGCCCGCGCGGCCAGCGCCGACGCCGGCGGCGTACCGGTGGAGTTGCTCGGCGACTATCTGCGGCTGTTGACGGACGCGGCGGTGACCGGCCGCCGGCCGCGCCGCGGCGAACTCGACGCGGTGGAGGCGCTCGGCCGACGCGCCGCCGAGCAGGGTGTGTCAGCGGGCCGGGCGGTCCGCCTCTACCTGTCCGCGGCGCGGCGGCTCTGGCGGCGGCTGCCGCACCTGGCCGGTGCCACCGACAGCGAGACGGTGCGCGCGGCGGCGGACGCCGTGTTCCACGTGGTCGACACCGCCGTGGCCACGCTGGCCGAGGGCTACGCGGCGGCCCGCCGGGACCTGGTCCGCCGGGAGGAGACGCTGCGCCGGGAACTCGTCGACGACCTGCTGCGCGGCGACTCCGACCTCGGCGGGTTGGTGGAGCGGGCCGAGCCGTTCGGGCTGGACCTGGCCCGGGTGCACCAGGTTGCGCTCGCCGCGCCGGGTCATCGGCTGCCGGACACCGAGGCGGCGATCAGCGCGCTGGAGCGGGTCATCTTCGACCGGTTGGGTGACCGGGACGTGCTGGTGGCCACGAAGGAGGGACTGCTCGTCGTGATCGCACCGGCGGACACGGTGACGCCCGACCGGGGTGGGGGCGACGGCGGGTCGGTGGCGGGTCTGGGGCGGCTGATGCACGGCGAGTTGGACCGTCTGGTGCGGGGCCGGCCGTGGCAGGTGGCGGTGGGCCGCCCGCACCCGGGCCTGTACGGCATCGCCCGCTCCTATGAGGAGGCCCGCGAGGCGCTGACCACGGCCCGGCGACTGCACGCCGACACCTCGGTGATCGACGCCCACGACCTGCTCATCTACCGCGTCCTGCTGCGGGACCAGGCCGCGATGGTGGATCTCGTGCGGGCGGTGCTGACACCGCTGAGCCAGGCCCGGGGCGGCGCCGAGCCGCTGCTGGACACCCTGAACGAGTACTTCGCGTGCCGCGAGGTCGCCACGGAGGCGGCCCGCCGCCTGCACGTGTCCGTGCGCACCGTCACCTATCGGCTGGACCGGGTCCGGGCGCTGAGCGGCTACGACCCCGCCGACCCCCGGGACCGGTTCACCCTGCACGCCGCCGTGCTCGGCGCGCGGGCGCTGGACTGGCCGCGTCGGCCGCTGCCGGCGTAG
- a CDS encoding amidohydrolase codes for MSIRVYRNAAIHTGDGGNPLAEAMAVDGDRLLAVGREAQVREAAGHGAELIDLDGAAVLPGLYDAHIHTAQYAQSLGAVDLREVRGLDEALTAVAAHAARLQPGAWLFGGRWNSNAWDPPAQPDRYALDSVCPELPVALPSVDGHTVWANSAALRLAGIDANTPDPVGGEIVRDARGEPTGILRETASHPLRDLMVSPDLRDLLRAGQEELLAVGLTSVHDIDGEDCRAAYLALRDAGELKLRVHKAIPMTHLEAAIAEGRRTGQGDDWIRTGPVKIFSDGALGSHTSHMSRPFAGEQGNVGIAVTPYEDLVELFGRAAGAGIAVATHAIGDRANHLVIDAYEAIGRTPGLRHRIEHAQHLRPADLARMAALGIVASMQPVHCTSDIDLVDSLLAGHDLASYAWRGMLDAGVVLAFGSDAPVESPDPFAALYAAITRARPDGTPVGGWQPEQRLSMSEAVRAHTLGAARAAGEDDRKGVLAPGRLADFIAVDTDPYRDSPAAVLRTRVMTTVVGGEIRWQRTGSR; via the coding sequence ATGAGCATCCGCGTGTACCGCAACGCCGCCATCCACACCGGCGACGGCGGCAACCCGCTGGCCGAGGCCATGGCCGTGGACGGCGACCGCCTGCTGGCCGTCGGCCGGGAGGCTCAGGTACGCGAGGCGGCGGGCCACGGCGCGGAGCTGATCGACCTGGACGGCGCCGCGGTGCTCCCGGGGCTCTACGACGCCCACATCCACACCGCCCAGTACGCGCAAAGCCTGGGCGCCGTGGACCTGCGTGAGGTGCGTGGCCTGGACGAGGCTCTCACGGCGGTGGCCGCGCACGCCGCGCGGCTGCAACCGGGTGCCTGGCTGTTCGGCGGCCGGTGGAACAGCAACGCCTGGGATCCGCCGGCGCAGCCGGACCGGTACGCGCTGGACTCGGTCTGCCCCGAGCTGCCGGTCGCGTTGCCCAGCGTGGACGGGCACACCGTGTGGGCCAACTCGGCAGCCCTGCGGCTGGCCGGTATCGACGCGAACACTCCCGACCCGGTGGGCGGCGAGATCGTCCGGGACGCACGCGGGGAGCCGACCGGCATCCTCCGCGAGACGGCCTCCCACCCGCTGCGGGACCTCATGGTCTCCCCCGACCTGCGCGACCTGCTGAGGGCCGGGCAGGAGGAGTTGCTCGCGGTCGGCCTGACCAGCGTGCACGACATCGACGGCGAGGACTGCCGGGCCGCCTATCTCGCGCTGCGCGACGCCGGCGAGCTGAAGCTGCGCGTGCACAAGGCGATCCCGATGACGCACCTGGAGGCGGCCATCGCCGAGGGCCGCCGGACCGGGCAGGGCGACGACTGGATCCGTACCGGGCCCGTGAAGATCTTCAGCGACGGGGCTCTCGGGTCGCACACCTCCCACATGAGCAGGCCCTTCGCGGGCGAGCAGGGCAACGTGGGCATCGCGGTCACCCCGTACGAGGACCTGGTCGAGCTGTTCGGCAGGGCCGCGGGCGCCGGCATCGCGGTGGCCACGCACGCCATCGGCGACCGTGCCAACCACCTGGTCATCGACGCCTACGAGGCGATCGGCCGCACACCGGGGCTGCGGCACCGCATCGAGCACGCGCAGCACCTCCGACCCGCCGACCTGGCCAGGATGGCCGCCCTGGGCATCGTCGCCTCGATGCAGCCGGTGCACTGCACCAGCGACATCGACCTGGTCGACTCCCTGCTGGCCGGCCACGATCTGGCCTCCTACGCCTGGCGCGGGATGCTCGACGCCGGCGTCGTGCTGGCGTTCGGCTCCGACGCCCCCGTCGAGAGTCCCGATCCCTTCGCCGCCCTGTACGCCGCCATCACCCGGGCCCGTCCCGACGGCACCCCCGTGGGCGGCTGGCAGCCCGAGCAGCGGCTGAGCATGTCCGAGGCGGTCCGCGCGCACACCCTGGGCGCTGCCCGCGCCGCCGGGGAGGACGACCGCAAGGGTGTCCTCGCGCCGGGCCGGCTCGCCGACTTCATCGCTGTCGACACCGACCCCTACCGGGACTCGCCGGCCGCGGTGCTGCGTACCAGGGTCATGACGACCGTCGTGGGCGGCGAGATCCGCTGGCAACGGACCGGAAGCCGCTGA
- a CDS encoding MarR family winged helix-turn-helix transcriptional regulator, producing the protein MLFHQAVAARLGLSAGDLKTLELISTDGPFSASELARRTGLTAAGITSVVARLAAGGYVVRETDPDDRRRAIIRAAHAEHPELADAFAGLGQALGGVIAEYDPAEQAAIVSYLRRTIDILREQTIRLGSGPG; encoded by the coding sequence GTGCTGTTCCACCAGGCCGTCGCGGCGCGCCTGGGACTGTCAGCGGGCGACCTGAAGACACTCGAGTTGATCTCGACCGACGGGCCGTTCAGCGCGAGCGAGCTGGCCCGGCGCACCGGGCTGACCGCCGCCGGAATCACCAGTGTCGTCGCACGGCTCGCGGCAGGTGGCTACGTCGTGCGGGAGACCGATCCCGACGACCGGCGGCGGGCGATCATCCGCGCCGCCCACGCGGAGCACCCGGAACTCGCCGACGCGTTCGCGGGGCTCGGCCAGGCACTCGGCGGCGTCATCGCCGAATACGACCCGGCCGAACAGGCGGCGATCGTCAGCTACCTGCGCCGCACGATCGACATCCTGCGCGAGCAGACGATCCGGCTCGGCTCCGGACCCGGCTGA
- a CDS encoding SgcJ/EcaC family oxidoreductase has translation MTTTAHAGVLDALTGLEACWQAGDAGAYATLHAPDATYVAFDGTVMTGREEIVEGHRRLFDGIMRGSRLAVVERTIRFLDPATAIVVQRAGIIMRWQRGRTVPSRKRLSTNTTVLRRDGDRWLVVAFHNTRYHPWAETLVGRLMTRSAT, from the coding sequence ATGACCACCACCGCACACGCCGGCGTCCTGGACGCGTTGACCGGGCTCGAGGCCTGCTGGCAGGCCGGCGACGCCGGCGCGTACGCCACGCTGCACGCGCCCGATGCGACCTATGTGGCGTTCGACGGCACCGTGATGACCGGCCGGGAGGAGATCGTCGAGGGCCACCGGCGCCTGTTCGACGGCATCATGCGCGGTTCCCGGCTCGCCGTCGTCGAGCGCACGATCCGCTTCCTCGACCCGGCGACGGCGATCGTGGTGCAGCGCGCGGGCATCATCATGCGCTGGCAGAGGGGCCGGACCGTCCCGTCGAGAAAGCGTCTGTCGACGAACACGACGGTCCTGCGCCGCGACGGGGACCGGTGGCTCGTGGTGGCGTTCCACAACACGCGGTACCACCCGTGGGCGGAAACCCTCGTGGGGCGCCTGATGACCCGCTCCGCCACGTGA